The following proteins are co-located in the Hemiscyllium ocellatum isolate sHemOce1 chromosome 34, sHemOce1.pat.X.cur, whole genome shotgun sequence genome:
- the LOC132832180 gene encoding tRNA N(3)-methylcytidine methyltransferase METTL6-like isoform X2, with amino-acid sequence MMGDDMETNSFCGIQTYQTEGINDWSLSNKVVTVTPSRPEMPFQVRGQKGRILTSEEAEKLMKDQTLVSNFKQKKLESDAQKNWDLFYKRNSTNFFKDRHWTTREFEELKACREQNHLYHTERCKAFRCDLTKDSLLENIPADSVDVVTLIFVLSAIHPDKMQLALENIYKILKPGGSILFRDYGLYDHTMLRFKNGHKLGPNFYVRQDGTRSFFFSDEYVAQLLTAAGYEVHVNEYVFRETVNKKEGLCVPRVFLQCKFKKPDRNRIDLTC; translated from the exons ATGATGGGAGATGACATGGAAACAAATTCTTTTTGTGGTATCCAGACATACCAAACAGAAGGGATAAACGACTGGTCTTTAAGCAATAAGGTAGtaactgtaacaccctccagaccAGAAATGCCTTTTCAAGTCAGAGGGCAAAAGGGAAGAATCCTTACCTCTGAAGAAGCCGAGAAGCTCATGAAAGATCAGACCTTAGTGTCCAATTTTAAGCAAAAGAAGCTTGAAAGTGATGCACAGAAGAACTGGGATTTATTTTACAAAAGGAATAGCACAAACTTTTTCAAAGATAGACATTGGACAACCAGGGAATTTGAAGAATTGAAAGCATGTAGAGAG CAAAATCACTTGTACCATACTGAACGATGTAAAGCCTTTCGGTGTGATCTAACGAAGGACAGTTTACTAGAGAATATACCAGCAGACTCTGTGGATGTTGTAACATTGATCTTCGTGCTTTCTGCTATTCATCCTGACAAGATGCAACTagcattagaaaatatctataaa ataCTGAAACCTGGTGGAAGCATCTTGTTCAGAGATTATGGACTGTATGATCACACCATGCTCCGATTTAAAAATGGCCACAAACTTGGACCAAACTTTTATGTTCGTCAAGATGGAACAAGATCTTTCTTCTTTTCAGATG AATACGTGGCACAACTCCTGACAGCTGCTGGATATGAAGTACACGTCAATGAATATGTGTTCCGTGAAACTGTTAATAAGAAGGAAGGTCTTTGTGTTCCAAGAGTTTTTCTTCAGTGCAAGTTTAAGAAGCCAGATAGAAACCGAATAGATTTAACCTGCTGA
- the LOC132832180 gene encoding tRNA N(3)-methylcytidine methyltransferase METTL6-like isoform X1: MLEINTSPVTLWNFANMMGDDMETNSFCGIQTYQTEGINDWSLSNKVVTVTPSRPEMPFQVRGQKGRILTSEEAEKLMKDQTLVSNFKQKKLESDAQKNWDLFYKRNSTNFFKDRHWTTREFEELKACREQNHLYHTERCKAFRCDLTKDSLLENIPADSVDVVTLIFVLSAIHPDKMQLALENIYKILKPGGSILFRDYGLYDHTMLRFKNGHKLGPNFYVRQDGTRSFFFSDEYVAQLLTAAGYEVHVNEYVFRETVNKKEGLCVPRVFLQCKFKKPDRNRIDLTC; encoded by the exons atgctggaaattaaTACATCGCCGGTG ACCCTCTGGAATTTTGCAAACATGATGGGAGATGACATGGAAACAAATTCTTTTTGTGGTATCCAGACATACCAAACAGAAGGGATAAACGACTGGTCTTTAAGCAATAAGGTAGtaactgtaacaccctccagaccAGAAATGCCTTTTCAAGTCAGAGGGCAAAAGGGAAGAATCCTTACCTCTGAAGAAGCCGAGAAGCTCATGAAAGATCAGACCTTAGTGTCCAATTTTAAGCAAAAGAAGCTTGAAAGTGATGCACAGAAGAACTGGGATTTATTTTACAAAAGGAATAGCACAAACTTTTTCAAAGATAGACATTGGACAACCAGGGAATTTGAAGAATTGAAAGCATGTAGAGAG CAAAATCACTTGTACCATACTGAACGATGTAAAGCCTTTCGGTGTGATCTAACGAAGGACAGTTTACTAGAGAATATACCAGCAGACTCTGTGGATGTTGTAACATTGATCTTCGTGCTTTCTGCTATTCATCCTGACAAGATGCAACTagcattagaaaatatctataaa ataCTGAAACCTGGTGGAAGCATCTTGTTCAGAGATTATGGACTGTATGATCACACCATGCTCCGATTTAAAAATGGCCACAAACTTGGACCAAACTTTTATGTTCGTCAAGATGGAACAAGATCTTTCTTCTTTTCAGATG AATACGTGGCACAACTCCTGACAGCTGCTGGATATGAAGTACACGTCAATGAATATGTGTTCCGTGAAACTGTTAATAAGAAGGAAGGTCTTTGTGTTCCAAGAGTTTTTCTTCAGTGCAAGTTTAAGAAGCCAGATAGAAACCGAATAGATTTAACCTGCTGA
- the LOC132832180 gene encoding tRNA N(3)-methylcytidine methyltransferase METTL6-like isoform X3 — MKETLWNFANMMGDDMETNSFCGIQTYQTEGINDWSLSNKVVTVTPSRPEMPFQVRGQKGRILTSEEAEKLMKDQTLVSNFKQKKLESDAQKNWDLFYKRNSTNFFKDRHWTTREFEELKACREQNHLYHTERCKAFRCDLTKDSLLENIPADSVDVVTLIFVLSAIHPDKMQLALENIYKILKPGGSILFRDYGLYDHTMLRFKNGHKLGPNFYVRQDGTRSFFFSDEYVAQLLTAAGYEVHVNEYVFRETVNKKEGLCVPRVFLQCKFKKPDRNRIDLTC, encoded by the exons atgaaggag ACCCTCTGGAATTTTGCAAACATGATGGGAGATGACATGGAAACAAATTCTTTTTGTGGTATCCAGACATACCAAACAGAAGGGATAAACGACTGGTCTTTAAGCAATAAGGTAGtaactgtaacaccctccagaccAGAAATGCCTTTTCAAGTCAGAGGGCAAAAGGGAAGAATCCTTACCTCTGAAGAAGCCGAGAAGCTCATGAAAGATCAGACCTTAGTGTCCAATTTTAAGCAAAAGAAGCTTGAAAGTGATGCACAGAAGAACTGGGATTTATTTTACAAAAGGAATAGCACAAACTTTTTCAAAGATAGACATTGGACAACCAGGGAATTTGAAGAATTGAAAGCATGTAGAGAG CAAAATCACTTGTACCATACTGAACGATGTAAAGCCTTTCGGTGTGATCTAACGAAGGACAGTTTACTAGAGAATATACCAGCAGACTCTGTGGATGTTGTAACATTGATCTTCGTGCTTTCTGCTATTCATCCTGACAAGATGCAACTagcattagaaaatatctataaa ataCTGAAACCTGGTGGAAGCATCTTGTTCAGAGATTATGGACTGTATGATCACACCATGCTCCGATTTAAAAATGGCCACAAACTTGGACCAAACTTTTATGTTCGTCAAGATGGAACAAGATCTTTCTTCTTTTCAGATG AATACGTGGCACAACTCCTGACAGCTGCTGGATATGAAGTACACGTCAATGAATATGTGTTCCGTGAAACTGTTAATAAGAAGGAAGGTCTTTGTGTTCCAAGAGTTTTTCTTCAGTGCAAGTTTAAGAAGCCAGATAGAAACCGAATAGATTTAACCTGCTGA